One window from the genome of Ramlibacter henchirensis encodes:
- a CDS encoding DNA polymerase III subunit chi: protein MTEVAFHFNAPDKLGYACRLLRKAFGAGSQVVVTGSPELLRELDTSLWTFGALEFVPHCHGDSQGQRVQARSPIVLAEAPRTAPHQQVLVNLGEAVPDGFERFERLIEVVTQDDADRNQARQRWKHYADRGYAIVRHDLGQAR from the coding sequence ATGACGGAAGTTGCGTTCCACTTCAACGCGCCGGACAAGCTGGGCTACGCGTGTCGCTTGCTGCGCAAGGCGTTCGGCGCCGGGTCGCAGGTCGTGGTGACGGGCAGCCCGGAGTTGCTGCGTGAGCTGGATACCAGCCTGTGGACTTTCGGTGCGCTCGAATTCGTGCCGCACTGCCACGGCGACTCGCAGGGCCAGCGCGTGCAGGCACGCAGCCCCATCGTGCTCGCCGAAGCGCCGCGCACGGCGCCGCACCAGCAGGTGCTGGTCAACTTGGGCGAGGCCGTGCCCGACGGCTTCGAGCGTTTCGAGCGTCTCATCGAAGTGGTGACGCAGGACGACGCCGATCGCAACCAGGCGCGCCAGCGCTGGAAGCACTACGCCGACCGTGGCTACGCCATCGTGCGGCACGACCTGGGGCAGGCACGCTGA
- a CDS encoding branched-chain amino acid ABC transporter substrate-binding protein codes for MQMKIKLTVAAAVAALCGVAAAQQVVKIGHVAPLSGPQAHYGKDNENGVRMAIEELNAQGVTIGGQKVKFEIQAEDDAADPKQGTAAAQKLCDSKVAGVVGHLNSGTTIPASKIYNDCGIPHVTGAATNPALTKPGYNTTYRIIANDNALGAALALHAADKLKLKKVAIIDDRTAYGQGVAEVFKKTAQSKGMQILDEQFTTAQATDFMAILTAIKAKNPEAIFFGGMDPQAGPMLRQMEQLGLSNVKYFGGDGICTNEIIKLSAGAKTLENVICAEGGASLDKMPGGKAWKEKYDKKYPGQFQVYSPYTYDATFVLVDAMKRANSTDPKKYIPELKKANYKGVTATIAFEPNGELKNSATTLYTYKGGKKAPL; via the coding sequence ATGCAAATGAAGATCAAGCTGACGGTTGCCGCCGCCGTCGCCGCCCTGTGCGGCGTCGCCGCCGCGCAGCAGGTGGTCAAGATTGGCCACGTCGCTCCCCTTTCCGGTCCGCAGGCGCACTACGGCAAGGACAATGAGAACGGCGTCCGCATGGCGATCGAGGAGCTGAACGCCCAGGGCGTCACCATCGGCGGCCAAAAGGTCAAGTTCGAGATCCAGGCCGAGGACGACGCCGCCGACCCGAAGCAGGGCACGGCCGCCGCCCAGAAGCTGTGCGACTCCAAGGTCGCCGGCGTGGTGGGACACCTGAACTCGGGAACCACGATCCCCGCCTCCAAGATCTACAACGACTGCGGCATCCCGCACGTCACCGGCGCGGCCACCAATCCCGCCCTGACCAAGCCGGGCTACAACACCACCTACCGCATCATCGCCAACGACAACGCCCTGGGCGCCGCCCTGGCGCTGCACGCGGCCGACAAGCTCAAGCTGAAGAAGGTCGCCATCATCGACGACCGCACGGCTTACGGGCAGGGCGTGGCCGAGGTGTTCAAGAAGACTGCGCAGTCCAAGGGCATGCAAATCCTCGACGAGCAGTTCACGACCGCCCAGGCCACCGACTTCATGGCCATCCTGACCGCCATCAAGGCCAAGAACCCCGAAGCGATCTTCTTCGGCGGCATGGACCCGCAGGCCGGTCCGATGCTGCGCCAGATGGAACAGCTGGGCCTGTCGAACGTCAAGTACTTCGGCGGCGACGGTATCTGCACCAACGAGATCATCAAGCTGTCCGCCGGCGCCAAGACGCTGGAGAACGTCATCTGCGCCGAAGGCGGCGCCTCGCTGGACAAGATGCCCGGCGGGAAGGCCTGGAAGGAGAAGTACGACAAGAAGTACCCCGGCCAGTTCCAGGTCTACAGCCCGTACACCTACGACGCCACCTTCGTGCTGGTCGACGCGATGAAGCGCGCCAACTCCACGGATCCCAAGAAGTACATCCCGGAGCTGAAGAAGGCCAACTACAAGGGCGTGACGGCCACCATCGCCTTCGAGCCCAACGGCGAGCTGAAGAACTCGGCGACCACCCTGTACACGTACAAGGGTGGCAAGAAGGCGCCGCTCTGA
- a CDS encoding leucyl aminopeptidase — translation MDFELKTLGLAEAAAQKCDALVVVVPEDFKGSGDPLSRLAQDARKAGDFEPKPGKLLQAYRMPGVAAGRVVLAGAGDGSGKRVQAAVQAAVSGLRSKSIKRLVICLPPDAGDDAVRAAVAATAEASYVYVATKSKPEGRELDRVTIAVAQDAAQLRAAFDSARAAANGIELARELGNLPPNLATPTRLGDEARKLAKAHGFQCEVLGPKEVARLGMGSFMAVARGSEEPLRFIVLRYQGAAASESPVVLVGKGITFDSGGISIKPAGEMDEMKFDMGGAASVLGTFRALGDIRPAVNVIGLIPSCENLPDGRALKPGDVVTSMSGQTIEVLNTDAEGRLILCDALTYAEKFKPRAVVDIATLTGACVIALGGVRSGLFSTDDGLAGALQQAGDAAFDLCWRMPLDDEYGEGLKTNFADVANVAGRPGGAITAAKFLQRFAAKYPWAHLDIAGTAWKGGAAKGSTGRPVGLLVQYLLSQSQARGGARASKAAPRPARRKAAAAR, via the coding sequence ATGGACTTCGAACTCAAGACCCTGGGGCTGGCCGAAGCGGCCGCACAGAAATGCGATGCCCTGGTGGTGGTGGTGCCGGAGGACTTCAAGGGATCGGGCGATCCGCTGTCGCGGCTGGCGCAGGACGCGCGCAAGGCCGGCGACTTCGAACCCAAGCCGGGCAAGCTGCTGCAGGCCTATCGCATGCCGGGCGTGGCCGCCGGGCGTGTCGTGCTGGCCGGCGCGGGCGACGGCTCGGGCAAGCGCGTGCAGGCCGCGGTGCAGGCTGCGGTGTCGGGGCTGCGCTCCAAGTCGATCAAGCGGCTCGTCATCTGCCTGCCGCCGGACGCGGGCGACGATGCGGTTCGGGCCGCCGTCGCGGCCACGGCCGAGGCGAGCTACGTCTACGTCGCGACCAAGAGCAAGCCCGAAGGGCGGGAACTGGATCGCGTCACCATCGCCGTGGCGCAGGACGCCGCGCAACTGCGCGCCGCTTTCGATTCGGCGCGCGCAGCGGCCAATGGCATCGAACTGGCGCGCGAACTCGGCAACCTGCCACCCAACCTGGCCACGCCCACCCGGCTCGGTGACGAGGCCAGGAAACTGGCGAAGGCCCACGGCTTCCAGTGCGAGGTGCTGGGCCCCAAGGAGGTCGCCCGCCTGGGCATGGGCTCCTTCATGGCCGTCGCGCGCGGTTCGGAAGAGCCACTGCGCTTCATCGTGCTGCGCTACCAGGGCGCAGCCGCCTCCGAATCGCCGGTGGTGCTGGTGGGCAAGGGCATCACCTTCGACAGCGGCGGCATCTCCATCAAGCCGGCCGGCGAGATGGACGAGATGAAGTTCGACATGGGCGGGGCCGCGAGCGTGCTGGGCACTTTCCGTGCGCTGGGCGACATCCGTCCCGCGGTCAACGTGATCGGGCTGATTCCCAGCTGCGAGAACCTGCCCGACGGGCGGGCGCTCAAGCCGGGGGACGTGGTCACCAGCATGAGCGGCCAGACCATCGAGGTGCTGAACACCGACGCGGAAGGGCGGCTGATCCTGTGCGACGCGCTGACGTACGCGGAGAAGTTCAAGCCGCGCGCGGTAGTCGACATCGCCACGCTCACGGGCGCTTGCGTGATCGCGCTGGGCGGGGTGCGCAGCGGCCTGTTCTCCACCGACGACGGACTTGCCGGCGCGCTGCAGCAGGCCGGCGACGCGGCCTTCGACCTGTGCTGGCGGATGCCGCTGGACGACGAATACGGCGAAGGGCTGAAGACCAATTTCGCCGATGTGGCCAACGTGGCCGGGCGGCCCGGCGGCGCGATCACGGCGGCCAAGTTCCTGCAGCGCTTCGCCGCCAAGTACCCGTGGGCGCACCTGGACATCGCGGGCACAGCGTGGAAGGGCGGTGCGGCCAAGGGTTCCACCGGCCGGCCCGTCGGCCTGCTGGTTCAATACCTCCTGTCGCAGTCGCAAGCCCGGGGTGGCGCGCGCGCAAGCAAGGCAGCGCCGCGGCCTGCTCGAAGGAAGGCAGCCGCGGCCCGGTGA